The proteins below come from a single Candidatus Eremiobacteraceae bacterium genomic window:
- the infC gene encoding translation initiation factor IF-3: MRVNQQIRTPQVRVIADDGAQLGVMATFEALALARERGVDLIEVSPNAVPPVCRLSDFGKLKYEQSKRDKEARKKAHHMELKEVKLRPKIEEHDYLVKFRTAERLLQGGDKVKVTIMFRGREITYQQHGRRLLDRVAADTTKIAVVEREPRVEGRNMFMILSPRHEIVQAAAAKAAARAAADAANHHPIAAAEAGDATI, translated from the coding sequence CTGCGCGTCAACCAGCAGATACGTACACCACAGGTCCGCGTCATCGCGGACGACGGCGCTCAGTTGGGAGTAATGGCGACCTTCGAGGCCCTCGCGCTCGCGCGCGAGCGCGGCGTCGACCTCATCGAGGTCTCGCCCAACGCGGTCCCGCCCGTCTGCCGGCTTTCCGACTTCGGCAAACTGAAATACGAACAAAGCAAACGCGACAAAGAGGCGCGCAAGAAAGCGCACCATATGGAACTCAAGGAAGTCAAGCTCCGGCCGAAGATCGAGGAGCACGACTACCTGGTGAAGTTCCGCACCGCCGAGCGGCTGCTGCAAGGCGGCGACAAAGTGAAAGTGACCATCATGTTCCGCGGTCGCGAGATCACCTACCAGCAGCACGGACGACGACTGCTCGATCGCGTCGCCGCCGACACGACGAAGATCGCCGTCGTCGAACGCGAGCCGCGCGTCGAGGGCCGGAACATGTTCATGATCCTATCGCCGCGCCACGAGATCGTCCAGGCAGCGGCGGCCAAGGCGGCGGCCCGTGCCGCGGCGGATGCGGCGAACCATCACCCGATCGCGGCTGCCGAAGCGGGCGACGCGACGATCTAA
- the pheT gene encoding phenylalanine--tRNA ligase subunit beta: MRLPVSWLRDFVATDATPQKIADVLTSRGFTVDGIEPQPVPENIVVGRIETLAPHPDADKLQVSTVDVGGSGALQIVTGARNVAVGDKVPIALVGSIVYTGAAGPDGEPETKAINKAKLRGIESNGMMASANELALPGEFDDGILIMDADAPVGAEFWSTVRFGDAVLDVDVPSNRADCLSVIGLAREAAAGLGARFSEPIWGDGTGPDRSPIGVEIGDPAVCRRLIGQLFTGLVNRRAPLWMTLRLHAANVRSIDLIVDVSNYVQLETGQPLHFYDASLIKGGRIIARSAREGERVVTLDDIDRALPDGTPVIADGERLVGIAGIFGGRDASVKPTTTDVFLESPNFVGPRIRRAAIALGLRTEGGMRHERNLPLELPELGRRRAADVLIAAGAKPSAVVEAGERPGAARTISLRPARANALLGTDYDTAKMVAAIEPIGLEVENRAGSLVVTTPWWRPDLVEEVDIVEEVARSIGYDGIAERRSVAAPQTVDDSLFDQDRELARSSAALGYLEIVSIALQGTRVIEAWERSGLPFWTGLATVDNPLSDDQRFLRPSLLPGLLSAASRAWPRANGSLRLFEVGHVFRALDPSDEKGASRSHDGMYVDNGVVEWPSLCGLAVFGSEDSSGALDRQLLAVKGDAEKLVAELAGVVPDTIPAPRHYLHPLASADLRIGAKTVAKFGRIHPRLANAYELPATTYAFMLYMEELPHIRPALPFAPLPKFPGTRRDIAVVVGLDVTAGDLMNAIVGAGIHAFERVAAFDEYVGPQIAPGKKSIALAIWLRRHDTTITDAQADASVAGAVALLRDRFGAELRGPAT; this comes from the coding sequence ATGCGGCTTCCCGTTTCGTGGCTGCGCGATTTCGTCGCGACCGACGCGACCCCGCAGAAAATCGCCGATGTTTTGACGTCGCGCGGCTTCACGGTCGACGGAATCGAGCCGCAGCCTGTGCCCGAGAACATCGTCGTGGGTCGCATCGAGACGCTCGCGCCGCACCCGGACGCCGACAAGCTCCAAGTGAGTACGGTCGACGTCGGAGGCTCGGGCGCGCTCCAGATCGTCACGGGGGCGCGCAACGTCGCGGTCGGCGACAAGGTGCCGATCGCGCTCGTCGGATCGATCGTCTACACCGGTGCTGCCGGCCCCGACGGCGAGCCCGAGACGAAGGCGATCAACAAGGCAAAGCTGCGCGGTATCGAGTCGAACGGCATGATGGCGTCCGCAAACGAGCTCGCGCTGCCGGGCGAATTCGACGACGGCATCCTCATCATGGACGCCGATGCGCCGGTCGGCGCCGAGTTTTGGTCGACCGTTCGCTTCGGCGACGCCGTGCTCGACGTCGACGTGCCGAGCAACCGCGCCGACTGCCTCTCCGTCATAGGACTCGCACGCGAGGCCGCCGCGGGCCTCGGGGCCCGTTTCTCGGAGCCGATTTGGGGCGACGGCACGGGGCCTGATCGATCTCCCATCGGGGTCGAGATCGGCGATCCGGCGGTATGCCGCCGGCTCATCGGGCAGCTGTTCACCGGCCTAGTCAACCGCCGTGCGCCGCTTTGGATGACGTTGCGGCTTCACGCCGCTAACGTCCGAAGCATCGATTTGATCGTCGACGTTTCGAACTACGTCCAGCTCGAGACGGGTCAGCCGCTTCATTTCTACGACGCATCGCTCATCAAAGGCGGCCGCATCATCGCGCGTTCCGCGCGTGAGGGCGAACGTGTCGTCACGCTCGATGACATCGATCGGGCGTTGCCGGACGGCACACCGGTCATCGCTGACGGTGAGCGCCTCGTAGGCATCGCAGGCATATTCGGCGGGCGCGATGCGAGCGTCAAGCCGACGACGACCGATGTCTTCCTCGAATCGCCGAACTTCGTCGGTCCTCGCATTCGCCGCGCCGCCATCGCGCTCGGCCTTCGGACTGAGGGCGGCATGCGGCACGAACGCAATCTGCCGCTCGAACTGCCAGAACTCGGCCGTCGGCGCGCCGCCGACGTGCTCATCGCCGCCGGCGCTAAGCCGAGTGCCGTCGTCGAGGCCGGCGAACGACCCGGCGCGGCGCGGACGATCTCGCTGCGGCCTGCGCGCGCGAATGCTCTACTTGGCACCGATTACGATACCGCGAAGATGGTCGCGGCGATCGAGCCGATCGGACTCGAGGTCGAGAATCGAGCCGGTTCGCTCGTCGTCACGACACCGTGGTGGCGGCCCGATCTGGTCGAAGAGGTCGATATCGTCGAGGAGGTCGCTCGCAGCATCGGCTATGACGGCATCGCCGAGCGCCGGTCGGTCGCTGCGCCGCAGACCGTCGACGACTCCCTCTTCGATCAAGACCGCGAGCTGGCGCGCTCGAGCGCGGCGCTCGGGTACTTAGAGATCGTGTCGATCGCCCTGCAAGGCACGCGCGTCATCGAAGCGTGGGAGCGTTCAGGGCTCCCATTTTGGACCGGTCTTGCGACCGTCGACAATCCGCTTTCGGACGATCAGCGCTTTCTCAGGCCGAGCCTGCTGCCTGGACTGCTGTCGGCAGCGAGCCGCGCGTGGCCTCGTGCGAACGGATCGCTTCGTCTGTTCGAGGTCGGCCACGTCTTTCGTGCGCTTGATCCTTCGGACGAAAAGGGAGCATCGCGTTCGCACGACGGCATGTACGTCGACAACGGCGTGGTCGAGTGGCCGTCGCTCTGCGGTCTCGCGGTGTTCGGCAGCGAGGACTCCAGCGGCGCGCTCGACCGGCAGTTGCTCGCGGTAAAGGGCGATGCCGAAAAGCTCGTCGCCGAACTGGCTGGCGTGGTGCCGGACACCATTCCAGCGCCGCGCCATTACCTCCATCCGCTCGCATCGGCGGACCTTAGGATCGGGGCCAAGACGGTCGCGAAGTTCGGGCGGATCCATCCGCGGCTCGCGAATGCGTACGAACTCCCGGCGACCACGTATGCGTTCATGCTCTATATGGAAGAATTGCCTCACATCCGACCCGCGTTGCCGTTCGCTCCACTGCCGAAGTTCCCGGGCACGCGACGCGACATCGCAGTCGTCGTCGGGCTCGACGTCACCGCAGGCGATCTCATGAATGCGATCGTCGGCGCGGGCATCCACGCCTTTGAGCGGGTAGCCGCTTTCGACGAATACGTCGGTCCGCAGATCGCGCCCGGCAAGAAGAGCATCGCGCTCGCCATCTGGCTGCGGCGTCACGATACGACGATCACGGATGCGCAGGCCGATGCGTCGGTCGCCGGCGCGGTCGCTCTCTTGCGCGACAGGTTCGGCGCGGAACTTCGCGGTCCAGCGACGTGA
- a CDS encoding Ig-like domain-containing protein: MRLIVSVRALQRLAACVIGLAIIGAVAAPASSPARGDGTTAIAVQSFSNEAGASGTIATDFSNAAYRAVSSTSGFSARGGGPLGLPKTLTDDPFVGALSSAAKVGADELLLGSIVQTSGGQVYYRLSLYRVAPMAFISSQVFSQPYPGNAGSLAAGISSNLAALAAGHRGIGTIYSTTTGARADLGTEDGFSLGDTFTVTRNGQQMAGATITSITDDDALVSFSNAVPGYQPQVGDALTSTKSMAPLPAQHSRGGFNVFALLAAAGGALLAIGHHGQPGAFCATCVAPSPSAGTFAITGFAPNGEPPTGTITFFFSQPVNTTSQTGITGNSTYASFTLQPGGAGATTPPAPLSSFGQVSFDPTGTVMTLGEQGSGLVQGEGYQITFTTLVTDTFGQALPSDFTTGMKIFSIFHRAVRVNQPKSGPVAVPVTPGKPGNPKNPPPGPKPPPANPPIPH, translated from the coding sequence GTGAGACTTATAGTGAGCGTTCGTGCGCTGCAGCGTCTTGCGGCGTGCGTCATCGGATTGGCGATCATCGGCGCGGTCGCGGCGCCCGCATCATCACCGGCGCGTGGCGACGGTACGACGGCCATCGCCGTCCAATCGTTCTCGAACGAAGCCGGCGCAAGCGGCACCATCGCCACCGACTTCAGCAACGCCGCGTATCGCGCAGTATCGTCGACTTCGGGGTTTTCGGCGCGCGGCGGCGGCCCGCTCGGTCTTCCGAAGACGTTGACTGACGATCCGTTCGTGGGTGCGCTGAGCAGCGCAGCTAAGGTGGGCGCGGATGAGCTGCTTCTCGGCAGCATCGTCCAAACATCCGGCGGACAAGTGTACTACCGCCTGTCGCTCTATCGCGTCGCACCGATGGCGTTCATCAGCTCGCAGGTGTTCTCGCAGCCGTATCCCGGCAACGCCGGTTCGCTCGCTGCGGGGATCTCGAGCAACCTCGCGGCGCTCGCCGCCGGTCATCGCGGCATCGGCACGATCTACTCGACGACGACGGGCGCGAGAGCCGACTTGGGAACCGAAGATGGGTTCTCGCTCGGCGACACGTTCACGGTCACGCGCAACGGCCAGCAGATGGCGGGTGCGACTATCACGAGCATCACCGATGACGACGCGCTGGTGAGCTTCTCGAACGCGGTTCCCGGTTATCAGCCGCAAGTCGGCGACGCGCTGACGAGCACGAAGTCGATGGCACCGCTTCCGGCGCAGCACTCGCGCGGCGGCTTCAACGTTTTCGCGTTGCTCGCAGCTGCCGGCGGCGCACTGCTCGCGATCGGCCACCACGGTCAGCCTGGCGCGTTTTGCGCGACCTGCGTCGCGCCGTCGCCGAGCGCCGGGACTTTTGCCATCACCGGATTCGCGCCGAATGGCGAACCTCCGACCGGCACTATCACGTTCTTCTTTTCGCAGCCGGTGAACACGACATCGCAGACCGGTATTACCGGTAATAGCACCTACGCGTCGTTCACGCTCCAGCCTGGCGGCGCCGGCGCTACGACGCCCCCCGCTCCGCTTTCGTCCTTCGGCCAAGTATCGTTCGACCCGACCGGCACGGTGATGACCCTCGGCGAGCAGGGGTCGGGTTTGGTCCAAGGCGAGGGCTACCAGATCACATTCACGACCCTCGTCACGGACACGTTCGGTCAAGCGCTTCCCTCAGACTTCACGACGGGCATGAAGATATTCTCGATCTTCCATCGCGCCGTCAGGGTGAACCAGCCGAAGAGCGGCCCCGTCGCCGTACCCGTCACCCCAGGCAAGCCGGGCAATCCGAAGAATCCGCCGCCGGGACCAAAGCCACCGCCGGCAAACCCACCGATCCCACACTAG
- a CDS encoding alanine--glyoxylate aminotransferase family protein, which produces MRQASDVGCRHDVDCFGAPTKATFGADKNDARARGANDVSEILLIPGPVAVSEDVLAAAAAPMQNHRGPRARALYERLYERLREILQTSKRIVLLGSSGTGALESIVVNLFSPGDKLLSLSVGSFGDRLAAIARAYGGDVESMSEQWGWGNDPQRLRDRLRADTAGVIKGILITHNETSTGVGNDLEALMKAKGDHPALTVVDSVSGAGAVELRTDEWRIDALATASQKALAAPPGAAIVVLSDRAWQAAEQAKMPRFYLDLLKARKAADDGATPWTPPVPILTALERASDNYLKEGREAAHARHARYASAVRAGCMAVGLTLFAQPRWYSQTVTAVRVPAGVEAKALLSRLRERYGVVVGGGQQQVEGKIFRIGNMGALAERDLIGAMGALELALGDLGVRVALGSASAATARTLAGADGSVRAATARAAM; this is translated from the coding sequence GTGCGTCAGGCGAGCGATGTCGGATGCAGACATGACGTCGATTGCTTTGGTGCGCCGACGAAGGCGACCTTTGGTGCGGACAAGAACGATGCGCGCGCGAGAGGTGCGAACGACGTGTCAGAGATCTTGTTGATTCCGGGTCCGGTCGCCGTTTCCGAAGACGTGCTCGCCGCCGCTGCCGCGCCGATGCAAAACCATCGCGGCCCACGCGCGCGCGCCTTATACGAACGGCTCTACGAGCGTTTGCGCGAGATTCTCCAAACATCAAAGCGCATCGTGCTGCTCGGAAGCTCCGGGACCGGCGCGCTCGAGTCGATCGTGGTCAATCTGTTCTCTCCCGGCGACAAGCTGCTCAGCCTGAGTGTCGGATCGTTCGGCGATCGGCTCGCCGCGATCGCGCGAGCATACGGCGGCGACGTCGAATCGATGTCCGAGCAATGGGGTTGGGGCAACGACCCACAGCGGCTTCGCGATCGGCTTCGAGCGGATACGGCGGGTGTGATCAAGGGCATCCTCATCACTCACAACGAGACGTCGACCGGCGTCGGCAACGACCTCGAAGCGCTCATGAAGGCGAAAGGCGATCATCCGGCTCTCACGGTCGTCGACTCCGTCAGCGGCGCCGGCGCGGTCGAGCTGCGTACGGATGAATGGCGCATCGACGCGCTTGCGACCGCCTCGCAAAAGGCGCTCGCGGCCCCTCCCGGCGCGGCGATCGTCGTCCTGAGCGACCGCGCGTGGCAAGCGGCCGAGCAGGCCAAGATGCCGCGCTTCTACCTCGACCTTCTCAAGGCGCGCAAAGCAGCCGACGACGGCGCGACCCCCTGGACACCCCCTGTCCCGATACTAACGGCCCTCGAACGGGCGTCCGATAACTACTTGAAGGAAGGCCGCGAAGCCGCGCATGCGAGGCATGCGCGCTATGCCTCTGCCGTCCGTGCCGGGTGCATGGCGGTGGGGCTGACGCTCTTCGCGCAGCCGCGTTGGTACTCGCAGACGGTCACGGCCGTCCGAGTGCCGGCGGGTGTCGAAGCCAAGGCACTTCTCAGCCGCCTTCGAGAGCGCTACGGCGTCGTCGTCGGCGGCGGACAACAACAAGTGGAAGGCAAGATCTTCCGCATCGGCAACATGGGAGCGCTCGCAGAGCGCGATCTGATCGGCGCGATGGGAGCGCTGGAGTTGGCGCTCGGAGACTTGGGCGTGAGAGTGGCGCTGGGATCGGCGAGTGCCGCGACAGCGCGCACCCTCGCCGGCGCGGACGGGAGCGTCCGAGCGGCGACAGCCAGGGCAGCGATGTAG
- a CDS encoding YqzL family protein, with protein sequence MLSPDVFWKFFKSTGSIQAYLLYKRMVPQGSH encoded by the coding sequence ATGCTCTCTCCTGACGTGTTCTGGAAATTCTTCAAGTCCACGGGCTCGATCCAGGCCTATCTGCTCTATAAGCGGATGGTCCCCCAGGGTTCCCACTGA
- a CDS encoding phenylalanine--tRNA ligase subunit alpha — protein MSDLSDQLEALVAEVRARAAGLNDVDAIDALKTEVLGRKGGRLSQFMAGLAKIPKDEKAEFGQHVNDAKRAIEEELDRARRRVEGASLDLALSHRYDVTFPAIPPHAGGLHLLRHTLDAVVDFFGSRGFAILTGPEVEDEYHAFETLNIPADHPARDNMDTFYLPRGGLLRPHTSPMQIRAMLAHPPPIAVLAPGKVYRRDALDASHSFMFHQIEGLQVDRGVTFGHLKGFATDLCRHLFGADRRTRFRPSYFQFTEPSAEVDVSCHACDGAGCRTCKGSGWLEMGGSGMVHPNVLRAAGYDPEEFTGWAWGLGLDRIAMLRHRIDDIRVFFENDLGFLEQFG, from the coding sequence GTGAGCGACCTTAGCGACCAACTCGAAGCGCTCGTCGCCGAAGTCCGCGCGCGCGCGGCGGGGCTGAACGATGTCGACGCCATCGACGCGCTCAAGACCGAAGTGCTCGGCCGCAAGGGCGGCCGCTTATCGCAGTTCATGGCGGGACTCGCGAAGATCCCCAAGGATGAAAAAGCCGAGTTCGGCCAACACGTCAACGACGCGAAGCGGGCGATCGAAGAAGAACTCGACCGAGCGCGACGACGTGTCGAGGGCGCCAGTCTCGACCTGGCCCTCTCCCACCGTTACGACGTCACCTTTCCGGCGATACCGCCGCACGCGGGCGGCCTTCACCTTCTGCGTCACACGCTCGACGCCGTCGTCGACTTCTTCGGATCGCGCGGCTTCGCGATACTCACCGGGCCCGAGGTCGAAGACGAATACCACGCCTTCGAGACGCTGAACATCCCGGCCGATCATCCGGCGCGCGACAACATGGACACGTTCTATCTGCCGCGCGGCGGACTGTTGCGGCCGCACACGTCGCCGATGCAGATCCGCGCGATGCTCGCGCATCCGCCGCCTATCGCCGTGCTCGCACCGGGCAAGGTCTACAGGCGCGACGCGCTCGACGCGAGCCATTCGTTCATGTTCCATCAGATCGAAGGGCTGCAGGTCGACCGCGGCGTCACGTTCGGCCACCTCAAGGGCTTCGCGACCGATCTTTGCAGGCATCTCTTCGGCGCGGATCGGCGCACGCGCTTTCGGCCGTCATACTTCCAGTTCACCGAACCGTCGGCGGAAGTAGACGTCTCATGTCATGCCTGCGACGGCGCCGGGTGCCGTACGTGCAAAGGATCGGGTTGGCTCGAGATGGGCGGCAGCGGCATGGTGCACCCGAACGTGCTGAGAGCAGCCGGCTACGATCCCGAGGAATTCACCGGCTGGGCGTGGGGCCTCGGGCTCGACCGCATCGCGATGCTGCGCCATCGCATCGACGACATCCGCGTCTTCTTCGAGAACGATCTCGGCTTCTTGGAGCAATTCGGCTGA
- a CDS encoding methylmalonyl-CoA mutase family protein, translating to MAKLIGGEPDSKNGQAPKGDKALWEAQFESAAKLPGANDRTISDHPLKPMYDPEDVKGIDYATEVGYPGQFPYTRGIHPTMYRSRLWTMRQFAGFGTATQTNERYKFLLSQGQTGLSVAFDMPALMGYDSDHPRALGEVGKCGVAIATLADMQDLFAGIDLGKITTSMTINCTAPVALAMYIATAESQGVPQEKLGGTLQNDMLKEYIAQKEWIYPPEPSMRIITDMIAYCSKNVPKWNTISISGYHIREAGSTAAQELAFTLADGFAYVEAAVKAGQDVDEFAPRLSFFFNSHSDFFEEIAKFRAARRIWARHMRDRYHAKNPRSWTLRFHTQTAGCSATAQQPENNIMRTAFQAMAAVLGGTQSLHTNSLDEVLALPTEKNVQIALRTQQVLAYETGVTNVIDPLGGSYFVEKLTNEMEEAAEDYFRRIDELGGVIPAIHAGFFQKEIADASYRYQREIENGERIIVGVNEFIVEEEQQIALLKIDREMELEQCRRVKEFRAGRDGSAVESSLAAFKRAAETDENLMPHYLDCVRKKATLGEISEALVPIFGRYREPAFI from the coding sequence GTGGCGAAGTTGATCGGCGGCGAGCCGGATTCGAAGAACGGCCAGGCGCCAAAGGGTGACAAGGCTCTTTGGGAAGCCCAGTTCGAGTCGGCAGCCAAGCTGCCGGGCGCGAACGACCGGACGATTTCCGACCATCCCCTAAAGCCGATGTATGACCCTGAGGACGTAAAGGGCATCGACTACGCAACAGAGGTCGGCTACCCGGGCCAGTTTCCGTACACGCGCGGCATCCACCCGACGATGTACCGCAGCCGGCTTTGGACGATGCGCCAGTTCGCCGGCTTCGGCACGGCGACGCAGACGAACGAACGTTACAAGTTCTTGCTGTCGCAGGGCCAGACGGGTCTCTCGGTCGCGTTCGACATGCCGGCGCTCATGGGCTACGACTCCGATCATCCGCGCGCGCTCGGCGAGGTCGGCAAATGCGGCGTCGCGATCGCGACGCTGGCGGACATGCAAGACCTCTTCGCCGGCATCGACCTCGGCAAGATCACGACGTCGATGACGATCAACTGCACGGCTCCGGTCGCGCTCGCGATGTACATCGCGACGGCCGAATCGCAGGGCGTGCCGCAAGAAAAGCTCGGCGGCACGCTCCAGAACGATATGCTCAAGGAGTATATCGCGCAGAAGGAGTGGATCTACCCGCCCGAGCCCTCGATGCGCATCATCACCGACATGATCGCGTATTGCTCGAAAAACGTGCCGAAGTGGAACACGATCTCCATCTCGGGCTATCACATCCGCGAAGCCGGATCGACCGCAGCGCAAGAGCTCGCATTTACGCTCGCGGACGGATTCGCGTACGTCGAGGCGGCGGTGAAAGCCGGGCAAGACGTCGACGAGTTCGCGCCGCGCCTTTCGTTCTTCTTCAATTCGCACTCCGACTTCTTCGAGGAGATCGCGAAGTTCCGCGCAGCGCGTCGCATTTGGGCGCGCCACATGCGCGATCGGTATCACGCGAAGAACCCGCGTTCGTGGACGCTGCGCTTCCACACGCAGACCGCAGGCTGCTCGGCGACAGCTCAACAGCCCGAGAACAACATCATGCGCACTGCGTTCCAAGCGATGGCGGCGGTGCTCGGCGGCACGCAATCGCTTCACACGAACTCGCTGGACGAAGTGCTCGCGTTGCCGACCGAGAAGAACGTCCAGATCGCCCTGCGCACGCAACAGGTTCTCGCGTACGAAACGGGCGTGACGAACGTCATCGATCCGCTCGGCGGCTCGTACTTCGTCGAAAAGCTCACCAATGAGATGGAAGAAGCAGCCGAAGACTACTTCCGCCGCATCGACGAGCTCGGCGGCGTCATCCCGGCGATTCACGCCGGCTTCTTCCAAAAAGAGATCGCAGACGCGTCGTATCGCTATCAGCGCGAAATCGAGAACGGCGAGCGGATCATCGTCGGCGTCAACGAGTTCATCGTCGAGGAAGAACAACAGATAGCACTGCTCAAGATCGACCGCGAGATGGAGCTGGAGCAGTGCCGGCGCGTCAAGGAGTTCCGCGCAGGCCGTGACGGAAGCGCGGTCGAGTCTTCGCTCGCGGCGTTCAAGCGCGCGGCCGAAACCGATGAGAACCTCATGCCGCACTATCTCGATTGCGTGCGAAAGAAGGCGACGCTCGGCGAGATCTCGGAAGCGCTCGTGCCGATCTTCGGCCGCTACCGCGAGCCGGCGTTCATCTGA
- the rpmI gene encoding 50S ribosomal protein L35 produces MPKLKTHKGAAKRVKVTGTGKFMRERQFSGCSHILTKKSPKRIRKFRKQVVADKTDVARLKRQLPYSQ; encoded by the coding sequence ATGCCGAAACTCAAGACGCACAAGGGCGCGGCGAAGCGCGTGAAGGTGACCGGAACCGGCAAGTTCATGCGCGAGCGACAGTTCTCGGGCTGCAGCCATATCCTCACGAAGAAGTCGCCGAAGCGCATACGCAAGTTCCGCAAGCAGGTCGTCGCCGACAAGACCGACGTGGCACGCCTGAAGCGCCAGTTGCCCTACTCGCAATAG
- the rplT gene encoding 50S ribosomal protein L20 produces MARVKRGMISLKKRRKVLKAVKGFRGARGTTYKAANEALLHSLIYSFRDRRVRKRDFRALWITRINAAARQEGLSYSRLMSGLKKEGLAINRKVLADLAINDQAAFAKLLEIAKKHQPKAAAGV; encoded by the coding sequence ATGGCACGCGTCAAACGCGGGATGATATCGCTGAAGAAGCGACGCAAGGTCCTCAAAGCGGTCAAAGGCTTTCGCGGCGCCCGCGGCACGACTTACAAAGCTGCGAACGAGGCGCTGCTCCACTCGCTCATCTACTCGTTCCGCGACCGGCGAGTTCGCAAGCGCGATTTCCGCGCGCTGTGGATCACGCGCATCAACGCGGCGGCACGCCAAGAAGGCCTTTCCTACAGCCGCCTCATGAGCGGCCTCAAGAAAGAAGGTCTCGCGATCAACCGTAAGGTGCTCGCCGATCTCGCCATCAATGACCAGGCTGCGTTCGCCAAACTATTGGAGATCGCGAAGAAGCATCAGCCGAAGGCCGCGGCAGGAGTTTAA
- a CDS encoding RNA methyltransferase, with the protein MRAARSLHLKKHRREQRCFLVEGPTAVEAALAAPAVTLDRIFVDSRVTLPPAIAAMAGSRHVEVMAVDDRTMHALAQTKTPQGVVAVARFFDQEPSRLIEITGDASQPCIVLVLHDVADPGNAGTLIRSAEAFGAAAVCCGSAGVDPYNEKVARASLGSMFHIPLICYDEWSKLGDALAAAKISLVAAEAGAPDVRTVTLPRRVALLVGNERHGLTGVPDDAIEARIGIPQTPRAESLNAAVAGSIVLYEIARARTSAT; encoded by the coding sequence GTGCGCGCCGCGAGAAGCCTCCATCTGAAGAAGCATCGCCGTGAACAGCGATGCTTTCTCGTCGAGGGCCCGACCGCAGTCGAGGCGGCGCTCGCTGCGCCGGCAGTCACGCTCGATCGGATCTTCGTCGATTCGCGGGTGACGCTTCCGCCCGCGATCGCTGCGATGGCCGGCTCGCGGCACGTCGAGGTCATGGCCGTCGACGACCGCACGATGCATGCGCTCGCCCAGACCAAAACGCCGCAGGGCGTCGTTGCGGTCGCTAGGTTCTTCGATCAGGAGCCGAGTCGGCTCATCGAGATCACCGGCGACGCGTCGCAACCGTGCATCGTCCTCGTCCTGCACGACGTCGCCGACCCGGGAAACGCCGGTACGTTGATCCGCTCCGCCGAGGCGTTCGGCGCGGCGGCCGTCTGCTGCGGATCCGCCGGCGTCGACCCCTACAACGAGAAGGTCGCGAGGGCATCCCTCGGGTCGATGTTCCACATCCCCCTTATCTGCTACGACGAGTGGAGCAAGCTCGGCGATGCGCTCGCCGCGGCGAAGATCTCGCTCGTCGCTGCCGAAGCGGGCGCGCCCGACGTGCGCACTGTCACACTGCCAAGACGGGTCGCATTGCTCGTCGGAAACGAGCGCCACGGCCTGACGGGCGTGCCGGACGATGCCATCGAGGCTCGGATCGGCATTCCGCAGACGCCGCGGGCCGAGTCGCTCAATGCCGCGGTCGCCGGATCAATCGTGCTGTATGAGATCGCCCGCGCGAGAACGAGCGCTACGTAA
- a CDS encoding CvpA family protein has translation MNWIDALVFLTLAVAFWGGYRAGVVRELIGLAAIVIAWVLAGAFAGPFSDALGVQLGVSVSVAHLIGFWLLFLVVFAAVRAGGWVLEKFASLPIIKVVSGIGGGIVAAAKSALLLWFLLFVALFFPMSAEVRTAMRSSPSARAIDSLDTPAYAMLESALPRSVRVVASSILKHHRL, from the coding sequence GTGAACTGGATCGACGCGCTCGTGTTCCTGACGCTGGCCGTGGCGTTCTGGGGCGGTTATAGAGCGGGCGTCGTCCGCGAACTCATCGGCCTCGCGGCGATCGTCATCGCATGGGTGCTCGCCGGTGCGTTCGCGGGACCCTTTTCCGATGCGCTCGGCGTGCAGCTCGGCGTCTCGGTCTCCGTCGCGCACCTCATCGGCTTCTGGCTGCTCTTCCTCGTCGTCTTCGCCGCGGTTCGCGCCGGCGGATGGGTGCTCGAGAAGTTCGCATCGCTGCCGATCATCAAGGTCGTCAGCGGCATCGGCGGCGGAATCGTCGCGGCGGCGAAATCCGCTCTGCTCTTGTGGTTTCTGTTGTTCGTCGCGCTCTTCTTCCCGATGTCGGCCGAGGTTCGCACCGCGATGCGCTCGTCACCGAGCGCGAGAGCCATCGACTCCCTCGACACGCCCGCGTATGCGATGCTCGAGAGCGCGCTGCCGCGCTCGGTCCGCGTCGTCGCCTCGTCGATCCTCAAACATCATCGACTTTAG